In a genomic window of Maridesulfovibrio ferrireducens:
- a CDS encoding SLC13 family permease encodes MTPEILLVMGVLAFAVLLFVFEWVRVDVVGIIMMVILPLLGLVTPKQAISGLSSNAVVSIIAVIIIGAGLDKTGVMNTMARLILRFAGKSEMRIMTMISGTVAIISGFMQNIGAAALFMPAAKRIGNQTGVPVGRLLMPMGFCAIIGGCLTLVGSSPLILLNDLMVVGGKHYEPFGLFGVTPIGLLLIAAALAYFILFGRFILPNKNVDEISGPMSTLLTNTYGGIGSLFELHVPETWTNENNLMALELRPIYFSTVVAIARNKGTSHLFAPDALEGIKPGDHLAVVGPQEFVESMAEDFGWAMQSELASFAEELSPNNAGIMEGIVTPRSELVGQTLSELRIRDRFKVSPLAIFRGEKLFVSGLTSIKIESGDALLLHGRWEMFHLLKDRPDFVFTEEVKGEVLRTEKAKIAVMWLLVALTLALGFHVQLSISLLAGALGMVLTKVLSIDEAYQSVDWMTVFLLGGLIPLGMAFENTGAAKYIADALMVALGHPTPLVLLTAIGILTSFFTLVASNVGATVLLVPLSMNMALSAGVDPRIAALTVAVAASNTFILPTHQVNALIMRPGGYKTIDYVRAGAGMTVVYMVVMISALMLLY; translated from the coding sequence ATGACTCCCGAGATTCTTTTAGTTATGGGCGTACTCGCTTTCGCCGTCCTGCTGTTCGTCTTTGAATGGGTCAGAGTCGATGTTGTAGGTATCATAATGATGGTAATACTACCGTTGCTTGGGCTTGTGACACCAAAACAGGCTATCAGCGGTTTAAGCAGTAACGCCGTTGTTTCTATAATTGCTGTAATTATAATCGGCGCCGGTTTGGATAAAACCGGCGTCATGAACACTATGGCGCGGCTCATATTGCGTTTTGCCGGAAAAAGCGAAATGCGGATTATGACAATGATATCCGGAACTGTTGCCATTATTTCAGGATTTATGCAGAACATCGGTGCTGCGGCGCTGTTTATGCCGGCTGCTAAGCGTATTGGGAATCAGACAGGCGTCCCAGTCGGGCGTTTGCTTATGCCCATGGGATTCTGCGCTATTATCGGTGGGTGTTTAACTCTTGTCGGTTCCAGTCCTCTGATTCTGCTCAATGACCTTATGGTCGTCGGCGGAAAGCACTATGAACCGTTCGGTTTATTCGGAGTTACTCCGATTGGCCTTCTGTTGATTGCCGCCGCTCTTGCTTATTTCATCCTTTTCGGACGTTTCATACTGCCAAATAAAAATGTCGACGAAATTTCAGGACCGATGTCCACCCTTCTCACCAACACTTACGGTGGGATCGGCTCATTATTTGAATTACATGTTCCTGAAACATGGACAAATGAAAATAACCTGATGGCTCTTGAACTGCGCCCGATTTACTTCTCAACAGTAGTCGCAATTGCCAGAAATAAAGGAACATCACATCTATTCGCTCCCGACGCTCTGGAAGGTATCAAGCCCGGTGACCATTTAGCCGTGGTTGGACCTCAGGAATTTGTTGAAAGTATGGCAGAAGATTTTGGGTGGGCTATGCAGTCGGAACTAGCATCCTTCGCAGAAGAACTCTCCCCCAACAATGCCGGAATTATGGAAGGGATTGTTACGCCGCGTTCTGAACTTGTCGGACAGACTTTGTCAGAATTGCGAATACGTGACCGCTTTAAAGTTTCTCCTTTAGCCATATTTCGCGGAGAAAAGTTATTTGTCAGTGGACTTACCAGCATAAAAATTGAATCAGGCGATGCCTTACTATTGCATGGTCGCTGGGAAATGTTCCATCTGCTGAAAGACAGACCGGACTTTGTCTTCACTGAAGAAGTAAAAGGCGAAGTACTCCGCACTGAAAAAGCTAAAATTGCTGTAATGTGGCTGTTAGTTGCTCTTACACTTGCTTTAGGTTTTCATGTTCAGCTTTCCATATCCCTGCTCGCAGGAGCACTTGGAATGGTTTTGACAAAAGTGCTCAGTATTGACGAAGCATATCAATCGGTCGACTGGATGACGGTCTTCCTGCTCGGTGGACTTATTCCTTTAGGAATGGCCTTTGAAAATACCGGAGCGGCAAAATACATTGCAGATGCCCTCATGGTGGCACTTGGACATCCAACTCCTTTGGTTCTGCTCACTGCGATAGGAATTCTGACTTCATTTTTCACTTTAGTGGCCTCCAATGTAGGTGCAACAGTCCTACTGGTTCCACTATCAATGAACATGGCCCTCAGCGCCGGAGTTGATCCGCGAATTGCCGCTTTAACAGTTGCTGTCGCTGCTTCAAATACTTTTATTCTACCGACTCATCAGGTTAACGCACTGATAATGCGCCCCGGTGGTTACAAGACAATTGATTATGTCCGCGCAGGAGCGGGAATGACCGTTGTTTATATGGTGGTGATGATCTCGGCTTTAATGCTTCTTTACTAA
- a CDS encoding universal stress protein, with product MATVQNVKCFLDRHYKTTVNNQCNTCSVGTWAINREQSSSDNKERRFFLKTFLNRFRTKDQNSTAAQVENDQIVNTLSESTRPGCKILVVSKGSAFSGNVVSYAVEMAAKTKSSLVALNLDEHGSNFNNFRSESEDNIASFSAKATEAGLLFAHIVKKGAEDSVVAELHCADNEFRYVMEDVVTTKSTKQAIPVYTHAMLRVK from the coding sequence ATGGCTACAGTACAGAATGTAAAGTGTTTCTTAGATAGACACTACAAAACAACGGTCAATAACCAATGCAACACCTGTAGTGTAGGAACATGGGCCATCAATCGTGAACAGTCATCAAGTGATAATAAAGAAAGGAGATTTTTCTTGAAAACATTTTTGAACCGTTTCCGCACCAAAGACCAGAACTCCACCGCCGCACAAGTTGAAAATGATCAAATCGTCAATACACTCTCTGAATCTACCCGCCCGGGATGCAAAATTCTTGTCGTAAGTAAAGGATCTGCATTCTCCGGAAATGTAGTGAGCTATGCTGTCGAGATGGCAGCGAAAACCAAAAGTAGTTTAGTTGCTCTTAATCTTGATGAGCACGGCTCAAACTTTAATAATTTCCGTTCAGAATCTGAAGACAACATTGCCAGCTTCTCCGCTAAAGCCACAGAAGCAGGCCTCCTCTTTGCACATATCGTCAAAAAGGGAGCTGAAGATTCAGTCGTCGCAGAACTGCATTGCGCAGACAATGAGTTCCGTTATGTCATGGAAGATGTAGTCACAACTAAATCCACAAAACAGGCTATTCCTGTATACACGCATGCAATGCTGCGAGTGAAATAA
- a CDS encoding S16 family serine protease, protein MKWFRKKRDEGSQPESKGSGGQKVDDILKDPFADDLRMRIESASLPNHILEVARDECERLIKTDKSSPEFALGHNYIEFILSLPWNVTTKDDLDLTRAKDLLDARHYGLNPVKERILEFLAVKSLHSRQQAKILLADDEVIARENLSIIFEQEGFAVRSVANGLEAITAMENDPADILVTDLKMEGMDGLQLLQEVRRRWPDTGVIMLTGYATVKTAVTAMLKGADQYLGKPVNLTKLRDYVMELLNRNQRIQSLRGPVLCFTGPPGTGKTSIGRAIAEAMGRKFFRLSLAGLRDEAELRGHRRTYVGAMAGRILQGIQKSGVRNPVIMLDEMDKVIQDFQGDATAVLLEMLDPEQNASFVDNYLGLPFDLSGVLFIATANIVERLPAPLRDRMEEIEFSSYTLSEKQQISTRFLIPSQLSQHGLNPKDFNLLPEAVRSLVVDYTREAGLRGLEKQIASLCRKLARKTLAGGENSDIVTVEAGDIPDIMGPPPHFTTTAKSSPKVGLATGLVWTENGGEILFVEAARMQGNKQLILTGSLGEVLRESAQTALSFLRSNAEKFSLAPDFFESSDIHVHIPAGAVTKEGPSAGITITIAILSMLTGRAVRQDVAFSGEISLLGEILPVGGVREKIMAAGRAGIKTVVLPEKCDYAVRSIEPEVLENIEVRLVSRLEEVVDLALL, encoded by the coding sequence ATGAAGTGGTTTCGTAAAAAAAGAGATGAAGGATCACAGCCTGAATCTAAAGGTTCCGGCGGACAAAAAGTGGATGATATTCTCAAAGATCCTTTTGCGGACGATTTGCGCATGCGTATTGAATCTGCTTCTCTGCCAAACCACATACTGGAAGTCGCCCGGGATGAGTGTGAAAGATTAATCAAGACAGATAAATCTTCGCCAGAATTTGCTCTTGGTCACAATTATATTGAATTTATTCTGTCCTTGCCTTGGAATGTTACTACTAAAGATGATCTTGACCTGACACGCGCAAAAGATCTTTTAGATGCGCGTCACTATGGGCTTAACCCGGTCAAAGAGCGTATCTTGGAATTTTTGGCGGTTAAGAGTCTGCACAGTCGCCAGCAGGCTAAAATTCTACTGGCTGATGATGAAGTTATTGCCCGTGAAAATCTTTCCATAATTTTTGAACAGGAAGGCTTTGCAGTAAGATCTGTGGCAAACGGACTTGAAGCAATCACTGCAATGGAAAATGATCCCGCTGATATTTTGGTGACTGACTTGAAAATGGAAGGGATGGACGGTCTCCAGCTCCTTCAAGAGGTTCGCCGCCGCTGGCCCGACACCGGTGTGATTATGCTTACAGGATATGCCACTGTTAAGACGGCTGTTACCGCTATGTTGAAGGGGGCGGATCAGTATCTCGGCAAACCTGTGAATCTGACGAAACTGCGCGATTATGTGATGGAGCTGCTTAATAGAAATCAGCGTATTCAGAGTCTGCGCGGCCCTGTTCTTTGTTTCACCGGCCCTCCCGGCACAGGGAAAACTTCTATCGGCAGGGCCATAGCAGAGGCGATGGGGCGCAAGTTTTTTCGCCTGTCACTCGCTGGACTGCGGGATGAAGCAGAACTGAGGGGACATCGTCGCACCTACGTTGGAGCAATGGCAGGAAGAATTTTGCAGGGAATTCAGAAGTCCGGCGTGCGTAATCCCGTTATTATGCTGGATGAAATGGATAAGGTTATTCAGGATTTTCAAGGTGATGCAACGGCCGTGTTGCTGGAAATGCTCGACCCTGAACAGAATGCTTCTTTTGTGGATAATTATCTGGGGCTTCCTTTTGATCTTTCAGGCGTTCTTTTTATTGCCACTGCAAATATCGTCGAACGTCTTCCTGCACCGCTTCGTGATCGAATGGAAGAGATCGAATTTTCAAGCTATACATTAAGTGAAAAGCAACAAATATCCACTCGTTTTCTGATCCCTTCACAGTTGAGTCAACATGGATTGAACCCAAAAGATTTTAATTTGCTACCCGAAGCTGTGCGAAGTTTAGTTGTTGATTATACTCGTGAGGCCGGCCTTCGAGGTTTGGAAAAACAGATAGCTTCGCTTTGTCGCAAATTGGCACGAAAGACGCTGGCAGGTGGAGAAAATTCAGATATAGTCACGGTTGAAGCTGGGGATATCCCTGATATTATGGGGCCGCCACCTCATTTTACGACTACAGCAAAATCTTCACCTAAGGTCGGACTGGCTACCGGGCTGGTCTGGACAGAGAACGGAGGAGAAATTTTATTTGTTGAAGCTGCGAGAATGCAGGGAAACAAACAATTAATTCTTACGGGATCGCTGGGCGAAGTTTTGCGGGAATCTGCGCAAACAGCTTTAAGCTTTCTTCGCAGTAATGCTGAAAAGTTCAGTCTTGCACCGGACTTTTTCGAATCCTCAGATATTCACGTTCATATTCCGGCCGGAGCGGTGACCAAAGAAGGCCCGTCAGCTGGAATAACTATAACTATTGCTATTCTGTCGATGCTTACGGGGCGTGCTGTCCGGCAGGATGTTGCTTTCAGCGGAGAAATTTCCCTGCTTGGAGAAATTCTGCCTGTCGGAGGGGTACGGGAAAAGATAATGGCTGCGGGCCGTGCCGGTATCAAGACTGTCGTTCTGCCGGAAAAGTGTGATTATGCAGTGCGTAGTATTGAGCCTGAAGTTCTTGAAAATATAGAAGTACGGCTTGTCAGCAGATTGGAAGAAGTTGTGGATTTGGCGCTTCTTTAA
- a CDS encoding sigma-54-dependent transcriptional regulator — protein sequence MISHANILIIDDELIARENLVLVLSQEGYNAVAVETGIAALQQLEKNEYELVLTDLMMPGMNGIEILEHIKEMQPTTEVIVITGHATVSTAVVAMQKGAHSYIAKPFNLDELRMLVRKALEQRALSVEVLRLRQVIAQGKQDFPLVGQSESILRLKKTVQQLANMNCNVLIQGETGTGKELIARGIHMLSNRSNERFMAINCGTFTAELMDKELFGHEREAFTGAQRGQKGILEVADGGTVFFDEMSELPLNMQVKLLRVLQERTFLRVGGTQEIPVNIRIIAATNCDLKENVEKGTFRQDLFYRLNVVTLSAPPLREHREDIPVLVGHFLEQHRSPEQTITTISQETLDILINHSFPGNVRELENIAQRALALAKGTVFTPDLLPYDVRNTPIENPLQTLEEMEHRHIEKVMLATGGNKTQAAKILGIDRVSLWRKIKRYNLD from the coding sequence ATGATCAGTCATGCAAATATTCTCATCATCGACGATGAACTTATAGCCCGGGAAAACCTTGTACTCGTTCTTTCGCAGGAAGGTTATAATGCGGTTGCAGTTGAAACAGGCATAGCCGCGCTGCAACAATTGGAAAAAAATGAATATGAACTGGTCCTGACTGACCTGATGATGCCGGGAATGAACGGCATTGAAATTCTTGAACACATCAAAGAAATGCAGCCTACCACTGAGGTAATCGTAATCACGGGACATGCCACCGTATCAACTGCGGTTGTCGCTATGCAGAAAGGTGCGCATTCATACATAGCCAAACCGTTCAATCTTGATGAACTCCGCATGCTGGTGCGCAAAGCCCTTGAACAGCGGGCCCTATCTGTAGAAGTCTTGCGCCTAAGACAGGTTATTGCTCAAGGTAAACAGGATTTTCCTCTGGTCGGGCAGAGCGAATCTATACTTCGACTGAAAAAGACTGTGCAGCAACTCGCCAACATGAACTGCAATGTTCTCATTCAAGGTGAAACAGGAACAGGTAAGGAGCTCATTGCGCGGGGCATCCATATGCTCAGTAACAGATCAAATGAGCGCTTTATGGCTATCAACTGCGGAACTTTCACTGCGGAACTGATGGATAAAGAATTGTTCGGACATGAACGGGAAGCCTTTACCGGAGCACAACGCGGACAAAAAGGAATCCTTGAAGTTGCTGACGGAGGAACTGTCTTTTTTGATGAAATGAGTGAACTGCCGCTGAATATGCAGGTAAAACTGCTGCGAGTTCTTCAGGAAAGAACTTTCCTGCGCGTGGGTGGAACACAGGAAATTCCTGTTAATATTCGGATTATCGCCGCAACAAACTGCGATCTCAAAGAAAATGTTGAAAAGGGAACCTTTCGTCAGGACTTATTCTACCGCTTGAATGTAGTCACTCTTTCCGCTCCACCTCTCAGAGAGCATAGAGAAGATATTCCAGTACTTGTAGGACATTTTCTGGAACAACATAGATCTCCGGAGCAGACAATTACTACGATTTCTCAGGAAACTCTGGATATTCTCATAAATCATTCTTTTCCGGGAAATGTGCGTGAGTTGGAAAATATTGCGCAACGGGCTCTGGCTTTAGCCAAAGGAACCGTTTTCACTCCCGACCTATTGCCTTATGACGTACGCAATACCCCGATTGAAAATCCGCTGCAAACTCTCGAAGAAATGGAACATCGCCACATTGAAAAAGTTATGCTGGCAACAGGCGGAAACAAAACTCAAGCCGCTAAAATTCTCGGTATCGACAGAGTTTCACTCTGGAGAAAAATAAAACGGTACAATCTAGATTAA
- a CDS encoding sensor histidine kinase — protein MFKLNIRQKIVIGIIIFSICFGCIGILSYSNTIHLEREVLLVERVDDLSNLILEIRRTEKNLFLYHDPTVFSQGIEYIEQAETLLQSLMEEFTQPEVRQHGASLKNDLNHYRELLGKIAPEVNFSKTYKLDSDPNLLRESGQAIVEHSRAIARFERENILNINRNLRTNLAISIVAIAIVVSILVIFVNSNILRPLRLVQEATKRISLGTFVELPIKNSHDEIQQVFVALNSMVEQLTKRRLQLVQAQKLSSIGTLASGIAHQLNNPLNNISTSCQILMENERGSDKLADKMMHNIEQETLRARDIVKGLLEFSREREYSPAPTLLDAIVHSAVRLVSSQVPSDISIKTDISGKILLQADRQRLQEAFINLIINAVQAIEPEAGSILISATIHNENALITVKDSGTGIDTETLERIFDPFFSTKEVGQGTGLGLYIVYGIIEKHLGRISAESTPGRGTNFFISLPLATDGII, from the coding sequence ATGTTCAAATTAAATATCCGACAAAAAATAGTAATCGGCATCATCATATTCTCCATCTGTTTCGGATGTATCGGGATACTCTCGTATTCAAACACTATTCATCTGGAACGCGAAGTTTTACTGGTTGAACGTGTTGACGACCTCAGTAATCTGATCCTCGAAATCCGGCGGACGGAGAAGAACCTGTTTCTCTATCACGATCCGACTGTTTTTTCACAGGGAATCGAATACATAGAGCAAGCCGAAACTCTGTTGCAATCACTCATGGAGGAATTCACCCAGCCCGAGGTCAGGCAACACGGAGCTTCACTTAAGAATGATTTAAATCACTATCGTGAATTACTCGGGAAAATTGCTCCCGAAGTTAATTTCAGCAAAACCTACAAACTTGATAGCGACCCTAACCTTCTCCGTGAATCCGGTCAGGCTATTGTGGAACATTCCCGCGCTATAGCCCGCTTTGAACGTGAGAACATTCTGAATATTAACAGAAACTTACGCACCAATCTGGCAATTTCAATAGTGGCAATAGCAATCGTTGTTTCAATTCTGGTTATATTTGTTAACTCAAACATTCTCCGCCCGTTGAGGCTGGTACAGGAAGCAACCAAGCGCATATCTCTCGGTACTTTTGTAGAGCTCCCTATCAAAAACTCACACGATGAAATTCAACAAGTATTTGTTGCCTTGAATTCAATGGTTGAGCAATTAACGAAACGGCGATTACAGCTGGTGCAGGCTCAAAAACTTTCTTCCATAGGCACACTCGCTTCGGGCATAGCTCACCAGTTAAACAATCCGCTGAATAACATTTCGACCTCATGCCAGATTCTAATGGAAAACGAGCGTGGCAGCGATAAACTTGCTGACAAAATGATGCACAACATAGAGCAGGAGACTTTAAGAGCGCGGGACATTGTGAAAGGACTGCTTGAGTTCTCCCGTGAACGGGAATATTCACCGGCCCCGACTCTTCTTGATGCGATAGTTCATTCAGCCGTACGCCTTGTATCCAGTCAGGTTCCTTCCGATATTTCAATAAAAACAGATATCTCCGGCAAAATTTTACTACAAGCTGATCGGCAAAGATTGCAGGAGGCATTCATCAACCTTATTATCAATGCCGTTCAAGCCATCGAACCGGAAGCGGGATCTATCCTTATCAGCGCCACAATTCACAATGAAAATGCGTTGATCACTGTAAAAGACTCCGGAACAGGAATAGATACCGAAACACTTGAGCGTATTTTCGACCCATTTTTCTCAACCAAAGAAGTAGGACAGGGCACCGGCCTCGGGCTCTACATAGTATACGGTATTATTGAAAAACATCTGGGCCGCATCAGTGCTGAAAGCACACCTGGTAGAGGCACCAATTTCTTTATCAGCCTTCCTTTGGCTACGGATGGAATCATATGA
- a CDS encoding Crp/Fnr family transcriptional regulator: MKCICNDCKKTSSQTTDKCFKDLWLFETFNDSQLEELKKIGLKKTITKGNSIFAQGRPANEMFLIKAGRIRLSKVQEDGAEITLDFRKAGDVVGENILSGEMDYPLSAWAMEETVTCGFNINSFNELILKHPDIGLSVIKSMGIKMVSMADRLESMTENSLESRLHSVLSLVAKEHGTKVADGFELNFSLTHEELGFLVGAHRVSITKAMKSLIDCGKILKNGKKITLIKSFS; this comes from the coding sequence ATGAAGTGCATTTGCAATGACTGTAAAAAGACGTCTTCGCAAACAACTGATAAATGTTTCAAAGACTTGTGGCTTTTTGAAACATTTAATGATTCTCAACTGGAAGAACTTAAAAAAATCGGTTTAAAGAAAACAATTACGAAAGGGAATTCTATTTTTGCGCAGGGACGTCCTGCGAATGAAATGTTTCTTATAAAAGCTGGAAGAATCAGGTTGAGCAAAGTGCAGGAAGATGGGGCTGAAATTACATTGGATTTCAGGAAAGCGGGTGACGTTGTGGGAGAAAATATTCTCTCTGGCGAAATGGATTACCCTTTAAGTGCTTGGGCCATGGAAGAGACTGTAACATGTGGTTTCAATATAAATTCTTTCAATGAACTTATACTAAAACATCCTGATATTGGTTTGAGTGTTATTAAATCCATGGGCATTAAGATGGTTTCAATGGCAGACCGCCTTGAAAGCATGACCGAAAATAGTCTTGAAAGTCGTCTGCATAGTGTACTTTCTCTTGTTGCAAAAGAGCATGGCACCAAGGTCGCAGATGGATTTGAACTAAATTTTTCACTTACTCATGAAGAGCTTGGTTTTTTGGTTGGAGCGCACAGGGTGAGTATAACAAAAGCCATGAAATCACTTATTGATTGCGGTAAAATATTAAAAAACGGGAAAAAAATAACTTTGATTAAGTCTTTTTCTTGA
- a CDS encoding TIGR04076 family protein — protein MSVKFPAIGNKVVAKVIEAKGSCTIGMQPGDEFELSSHKCGDFCGLFYKNISGWVQVLQLGGTFPFGEDPDVQVWDCPNPHNRVKVELRRIKE, from the coding sequence ATGTCAGTTAAATTTCCAGCAATCGGTAACAAGGTCGTCGCAAAAGTTATTGAGGCAAAGGGTAGTTGTACAATCGGAATGCAGCCCGGAGATGAGTTTGAATTAAGCTCTCATAAATGCGGTGATTTTTGTGGTCTTTTTTACAAAAATATTTCGGGGTGGGTTCAGGTATTGCAACTCGGAGGCACATTCCCTTTTGGTGAAGATCCAGATGTACAGGTTTGGGATTGTCCGAATCCTCATAATCGCGTGAAAGTGGAGTTGAGAAGAATTAAAGAATAG
- a CDS encoding rubrerythrin family protein, with protein sequence MTKTLKNLQDAFAGESQANRKYLAFAEKAESEGKPGVAKLFRAAAAAETIHAHAHLRLMKGIGTTEENLKGAIEGETFEFESMYPQMIKEAEAEGEKAVLRYFGFANEAEKVHAELYTAALEADGDTFADAEFYICSVCGHTQDGEATDKCPICGAAAKAYKKVN encoded by the coding sequence ATGACTAAGACTCTTAAAAATCTACAAGACGCATTTGCCGGAGAATCTCAGGCTAACCGTAAATATCTTGCTTTTGCTGAAAAAGCTGAATCTGAAGGCAAACCCGGTGTGGCTAAACTTTTCCGCGCAGCAGCTGCTGCCGAAACAATCCACGCTCATGCACATCTTCGTTTGATGAAAGGAATCGGAACCACCGAAGAAAACCTTAAAGGCGCCATCGAAGGCGAAACCTTTGAATTCGAGTCCATGTACCCACAGATGATTAAAGAAGCTGAAGCTGAAGGCGAAAAAGCTGTTCTTCGTTACTTCGGTTTCGCCAACGAAGCTGAAAAAGTACATGCCGAACTCTACACAGCTGCACTAGAAGCAGATGGAGACACTTTTGCAGATGCTGAATTCTACATCTGCTCAGTTTGTGGACACACTCAGGACGGAGAAGCTACAGATAAATGTCCAATCTGTGGTGCTGCAGCTAAAGCATACAAGAAAGTAAATTAA
- a CDS encoding amino acid permease, with protein MAKSKKMTVFTLSMMTVAAVVSLRGLPMMAKEGLSMIFYILFATIMFLIPASLVAAELGGAFSEKGGGVYTWIKEAFGSRWGFTAIWLQWIQNVVWYPTVLAFAASALAYLFMDPALADNGVYTGIVILVCYWAATFVTMAGADVASSVTKYGVLLGTLLPGLFIIVLGAIWVLQGNPIQFLEPSAATIAVEKLADQAPHVRFFPHITGLGSVAFLAGIVLLFAGVEVQAVHAVDLENPAKQFPESMFLAAAIIFGLFILGSLAVATVIPVSEISLTAGLMQAFKQLLDAFHIGFLTPVIGLLAAFGAIGGVMSWLGGPSRGLLHTARQGEIPPFMAKVNKNGIQVNILMIQAVIVSVLASLYFIMDNVSVAFFVLSAITVTLYLVMYILMYAAAIKLRITRPDLPRSYKVPGGTLGMCLLAGMGLIGVSFALLVGFFPPTNLPVGNPTLYVCLVAAGMIVFIGLPMIIHALKKPEWKQDSDN; from the coding sequence ATGGCGAAATCTAAAAAAATGACCGTCTTCACGTTAAGCATGATGACAGTGGCTGCAGTAGTAAGTCTGCGAGGGTTGCCTATGATGGCAAAAGAAGGGCTCTCAATGATTTTCTATATCCTTTTTGCCACGATAATGTTTTTGATTCCCGCCTCTCTGGTTGCAGCCGAACTTGGCGGCGCATTCAGCGAAAAGGGCGGCGGTGTGTATACTTGGATCAAGGAAGCTTTCGGTTCCCGGTGGGGCTTTACGGCAATCTGGCTGCAATGGATTCAGAATGTGGTCTGGTATCCTACTGTGCTTGCTTTTGCCGCCAGTGCGCTGGCATATTTATTTATGGACCCGGCTTTGGCTGACAACGGAGTGTACACCGGAATTGTCATTCTCGTCTGTTATTGGGCGGCGACATTCGTAACGATGGCCGGAGCAGACGTTGCAAGCTCTGTTACTAAATACGGAGTTTTACTCGGAACATTGCTTCCGGGATTATTTATAATAGTATTGGGAGCGATTTGGGTTTTGCAGGGCAATCCCATTCAGTTTCTCGAACCCAGCGCCGCAACCATCGCAGTAGAAAAATTGGCTGATCAAGCTCCGCATGTCCGGTTTTTTCCGCATATTACCGGTTTAGGAAGTGTGGCTTTTTTAGCGGGAATTGTTCTGCTTTTTGCGGGTGTGGAAGTGCAGGCTGTTCACGCTGTTGATCTTGAAAATCCGGCCAAGCAATTTCCTGAAAGCATGTTTCTGGCCGCAGCTATTATTTTTGGATTGTTTATTTTGGGTTCTCTGGCTGTAGCAACCGTAATTCCTGTGTCTGAAATCAGTCTTACGGCTGGTTTGATGCAGGCATTTAAACAGTTGCTTGATGCCTTTCATATCGGGTTTCTCACCCCGGTAATAGGATTGTTGGCGGCTTTCGGAGCTATCGGCGGCGTTATGTCATGGCTCGGCGGCCCAAGTCGCGGACTCTTGCATACAGCTAGGCAAGGTGAAATTCCGCCATTCATGGCTAAAGTGAACAAGAATGGCATTCAGGTAAATATTCTCATGATTCAAGCGGTGATTGTCAGTGTACTGGCTTCGCTTTATTTTATTATGGACAATGTAAGCGTCGCATTTTTCGTGCTTTCGGCTATCACTGTGACCTTGTACTTAGTCATGTACATTCTCATGTATGCGGCAGCCATTAAGTTACGCATTACCCGTCCGGACCTGCCGCGTTCCTACAAAGTTCCCGGTGGAACACTCGGCATGTGTTTGTTGGCTGGAATGGGCTTGATCGGAGTTAGTTTTGCGCTGCTTGTCGGCTTTTTCCCTCCCACCAACCTGCCGGTTGGTAATCCTACTCTTTATGTTTGTTTGGTTGCTGCCGGAATGATCGTGTTCATCGGGTTGCCAATGATAATTCATGCACTGAAAAAACCAGAGTGGAAGCAGGATTCTGATAATTAG